DNA sequence from the Desulfobulbaceae bacterium genome:
CGTGAATGTAATTCTTCTCAACACCAACAAACTCCTTTCTAAGGAGAATATACAGGAAATTCTTGATATTGAGAATGTTAATGCGGCAATGGCAATTGAGATGCCGACAACGTAACGTATAATCTGTTAGGATCTTTTAATTGGGCTAAACGCTATGACGACAGCAAAAGAAGAAGATTGTCCTTGTGCGCCGGGAATGATAAAAAAAGACGGTAAATGTGTGATGCCCGATGTCACATTTACCTCTTTTTTTATGGCATTAAACACCTCCGCTTTATTTCATTTAGGTGTTGTGCCCGACCCTAAGACTGGCCTGAAAAACGTGGATAAAATGATGGCTAAACACACCATTGACACCATGAATATGTTACAGAAGAAGTCAGTAGGGAATCTTACTGTCGAAGAGAATGATCTTGTTGAAAAAATTCTTTATGATCTTAAGATGCGCTACGTGAACGCTTAGTTTTATTCTTTTTGCCGCAATGATCCCCAAAGGCGGCTTGCCCCTCCTATTCATAACTCCACCAGAACAGGAATGACGGTTGTGTCGTCACCATTAACTCTATCAGCACCTGCAAAAGTTAATTTATATTTTGCTATATTGGCCAAACGTTCCGACGGTTACCATGAAGTAGAAACCATTGTCCAAAAAATCAACCTTGTTGATTGGCTCACATTTACCCCCCTCAACTACCGGCCTGCAATTTGCCTGTTCCGACGCCGGTTTGCCCACCGATGAAAGAAATCTTGTTGTGAAAGCGGCACTGAGCTTTTTTGCTTATACACAAATTCAACCGGACGTTCATATTTATCTTGATAAACATATCCCCGTTGCTGCCGGTTTAGGAGGGGGAAGCAGTGACGCGGGAACATGCTTGAGGGGGTTGAACTCTTTTTTTAATATGGCACTTACTGATAGCCAACTTTTTGAGTTGGCATCTCCTCTGGGGGCAGATGTTCCTTTTTTTGTTTCGGAAACCCCTGCTTTTTACGCTACAGGAATTGGCAATAAACTTTGTCCAATCGAACCAGTTGACCCATGTTGGATTGTTTTGGTTAATCCGGGAATCTCCATATCAACTAAGTGGGCCTATGACAATTTTACATTGACAAGAGAGGGTAATTCATATAATTTACTCGGCTGTTCAAAATCATTGTTTAATGCCTCTCGGCAAGATGATGCGCCGGTAAAAAAAGCTGAGATGGCATGTTTGTGCAATGATCTGGAAGAGGTAACCTTAAAGAAATATACGGTTATTCAGGATATTAAGGATGAGCTGATCGCTAATGGAGCCGTCACATCCCTTATGTCCGGCAGTGGAGCCACCGTGTTTGGCGTTTTTGATCACATAGAAACAGCCCATAAGTGCAAAGAAAAATTTTCTAAACGTTACTCGGCTGTTTTTTTAGCGGAGCCTATAATAGATACATTTTAATACTAACGACTTGATTTGATGGTAATTTTAATAGTTAGTATTTGCCTTTACCGAACTAACCATGTCCATTGTTGAGCATTAGGGCGTTGATAGTGTCTTGAAAGTCAAACAATCGTGTTTGTAGTTTTGATTCGCTTACCAATAATGATGTGTGGCTGGTTGTAATAAAAAAATGTTGGGGCGTCGTCAAGCGGTAAGACACAGGCCTTTGACGCCTGCATTCGTAGGTTCGAATCCTACCGCCCCAGCCAATTTTTGTTAGTCAACCTGAAAACTTGAGAGGGTGGATTTTAATGGGAAAAGAGATGCTTAAAGATATGAAAGTGTTTTCTGGAAATGCTAACCGTGAATTAGCTCTTTCAATCTGTGAGCATTTGCAAAAACCACTTTCAAAAGCTGAAGTACGACGATTTAGTGACGGAGAAATATTTGTAGAGATAGGTGAAAATGTCCGAGGCCGTGATATCTTTATCATACAGCCCACAAGTCCTCCTGTTAATGATAACCTGATGGAACTTGTTATCATGGTAGATGCAATGAGAAGAGCGTCTGCACGGAGAATTACTGCGGTACTGCCCTATTACGGATATGCACGACAAGATAGGAAGGTTGCCCCGCGAGTGCCAATTACAGCAAAAGTTGTTGCTGAGATGATGACCGTAGTCGGAGTGCGAAGAGTACTTACGATGGATCTGCATGCCGGTCAGATTCAGGGATTTTTTAATATTCCTGTGGATAATTTATATGCAGCACCTATATTGCTGGATCATATATCGAATAAATTTACCAATGTTGTTATGGTTTCTCCCGATGCAGGTGGTGTTGAGCGAACGCGTGCCTTTGCCAAACGACTTGATGCGGATCTGGCGATAATAGATAAGCGCCGTGAGCGCGCCAACGAATGTGCTGCAATGAATGTTATTGGTGATGTTAAAGGTAAGACAGCTATTCTTCTTGATGATATGGTCGATACTGCCGGCACTCTTTGTTCTGCAGCTGATATACTTATTAAAGAGGGTGCCGAGAAGGTCTACGCCTGCTGTTCGCACGGTGTTTTGTCCGGTCCCGCGATCGAGAGACTTGAGGCCTCCAAAATTGACAAGCTGGTTATTACTGACAGTATTCCCCTTCGAGGGGATGCTATAAATTGTAAAAAAATTAAAGTACTTACAGTTGCCAAAATGCTTGCGGATGCGATTCGTTGCATTCATACCGATGACTCGGTTAGTTCACTTTTTGTATGATTTTAGTGAGGCTATAGTATTGTAGCTGATCACTTTTTTTGATATTTAATTACGCTTACTACTATTTATAAAGCCTGTAGAAATTTCAGGTGTGGAGGTTAGGACTGATGTTGCAATATGACTTAAATGCAGATGTTAGAAATACTTATGGGAAATGTGCGGCTAGAAGCATGAGAAGAGATGGTATGACACCTGCCATACTTTACGGGCCAAAGAGTGATGCTATCTCCTTGAAACTTAATACTAAAAGTTTAACCAAGACTTTAGTCGCTTTGCAAAGACGTAACGCGGTGTTTAATCTTGAGGTCAATGACGGTGCCTCATCAACAAAACGATATGCCATTGTTAAAGAAGTTCAGGCAGCACCTATTTCAGGCGATTTAGTACATGCTGATTTCCTTGAGGTTAAACTCGATGAGCCTATGATATTTGATGTGCCGGTTAAATACATTGGCGTTGCCAAAGGTGTTGACCTTGGTGGTGAGATGCATATAGCATTGACATCCGTTAAATTAAAGGGCCTCATTCTTGATATTCCCGATTTCCTTGAAATTGTTGTTAGCGATATGAGCATTGGTGATCGTCTACATTGTAGCGACTTGGTGATTCCTTCGTCACTTGAGATGTTGAATGAGTTGGATGCCACATGTGTTGCAATTGTATCAGAGTCTAAAGCTCAGGCCGGAGCTGAAGAAGCTGAAGCTGTAGAAGAAGTATCTGAAGAAGGATCCGCTGAAGAAAGTGAATCCTAATAGGGATTGATTTGTGAATCTGAAGCCGAAAGAAGACCCTGTCTTCTTTCGGCTTTTTTGTTTGCGCTTTGTTTTTACATGGAATTGAGATTGGCTTATGCACCTTGTGGTTGGACTTGGTAATCCTGGATTGAAATATGAGCAAACCCGTCACAATATCGGCTTTATGGCCTTGGATTATTTTGCTGATAAAGCAGGTGTCAGTTTTTCTGATTCAAAATGGGAGGCGAAGGTTGCAAAGGTCAGTATTGGCCCTGAGCAATTGATTCTTACCAAGCCGGAAACCTTCATGAATTGTAGTGGTAGGGCTGTTGGTAAAATCTGTACCTACTATAAAATCGTCACTGAAAAGGTTATTGTCATTCACGATGATTTAGATCTCGATCTTGGCAGGATAAAACTTGTTGTTAACCGGGGGGCAGGGGGGCATAACGGGATCTCTTCCATTATCCAATGCCTTGGCGGGAAAAATTTTCCACGAATTCGTGCCGGCATCGGCAGGCCGGACTCGAACTCTGAAATGCCAGTCAGTAGTTATGTTCTTTCCAGATTTACACAGGCAGAGCAAGAGGTTGTTGACCCTTTACTGGTTACTATAAGTGAAAGTCTTGAGTTGGTTGTTAAACATGGAACAACTTACGCTATGAACCATTTGAACCGTCTGTGATCTGGCCATGTCACCGTGTTTCTTATATCAAATATCCAGTTCGTAAGCGAGTTGTTGCATTTTTCTGAATTTGTGTTATATTGGTTTTCCTGTTTGAGAATATAAAGAAACTTGCTTTCTTTTTTTAAATTCCACTCTGAAATTCTCAATCTCCAAGCCTGGTAATGCTGGTTAGAGCCATCTAAAGATCGAAAGTAAAAAGAAACTGAAATACCCGTTCACCTCGTTACCTCATTTTAGATAATGATGTCAACAACTGGTGAAAACCACTACTCTGAAGATTACTCAAAAAAAATGGCAAAAAAACTCAAGAAAATGTTTGATGTTGGTGATATGGCTGTTTATCCAGCCCATGGTGTTGGGCAAATTGAATCAATTGAAAGTCGTGAGGTTGGAGATTTAAAACAGTTTTTTTACGTTATTCGAATAGTTGAATCAAACATGATTATCATGATTCCAACGAATACATCTGAAAGTGTCGGGTTGCGTGCGATCATCGAATCAGATCAGGTTGATAAGATATATTCGATCTTGAAAAAACGAGATGTGATCATCGAGTCACAGCCCTGGAATCAACGATATCGTAATTATATGGAAAAAATAAAAACCGGTTCGGTTTTTGAGATAGCCCAAGTTCTTCGTGACCTCTATATCCTTAAAGAGGATAAAACACTATCTTTTGGTGAACGAAAGATGATGGATACGGCCCAAAGTCTCTTAGTAAAAGAGATTTCTATAGCCAATGCCAGTAAAGAGGATGTGGTTGTTGACAGTATCAGTCATATCTTTGCCTGATTTACAGCTGGAAGAGTTATAACTGATTGTAAATGTTCATTATGGTTGTAAAAGATATACTCGTGTGTTGATATAGTTCTTGCAAGACAAGAGTATGAAGTTATTCCTTCAGGCCTATCTGGTTCCTCCTTTTTTTATAACCCCCCGTCTGATTTGAGTCATGTCCTTAATTGATCCTACAAATATCGACAATTGGACCTGTCTTGAGAAGATTGTCGATTCCGGTCACGCGGGACAGCGGTTGGATAATTATTTGGGTAACGCGGTGACGGTTGACGGCGAGAGATGTTCTCGAGCAATGTTCCAACAATTGATTCGAGATCATCATGTGCTGGTTTGTGGTCAACCACGAAAAAATAACTACAGACTTCGTATCAATGATCTTGTAGAGATATTCATACCGCCCCCAGAACCACTCGAGCTCATTCCTGAGCAGGTTTTTTTTGAAATTGTTTATGAAGACTCTGATCTTATAGTCATTTCTAAGCCTCCTGGTCTGGTAGTGCATCCCGCAGCAGGAAACATGACAGGTACATTGGTGCATGGTTTGCTTTACCATTGCCATGATCTGAGTGGTATTAATGGCTCCCTTCGCCCGGGCATAGTTCATCGACTTGACAAAGATACTTCCGGGTTGATGGTGATTGCAAAAAGTAATGCCGCGCAGTTAAGCTTGGTTAAACAGTTTAAGGATAAGAGAGTTACTAAGGTGTATCAGGCAGTAGTTGACGGTGTTCCTCCAAGGAAATCTGGCACAATTTCTACATTAATCGGTCGTCATCGGGTTGACCGTAAGAAAATGTCGGTACTTACCAGTGGTGGTAAAGAGGCTGTAACGCACTGGGAGATCATTGAATCATTCGAGAAATTTACACTCCTGAAAATTACCCTTGAGACAGGGAGAACGCACCAGATACGTGTACACCTGGCAGACCTGGGTTTGCCTATTGTCGGCGACAGTGTTTATGGTGCCAGAAAACAGCTGCCCCTCTATGAAAAACTTGGGATAAAACGTCAATTTCTGCACGCCTATAAACTTAAATTTCAACATCCGATTAGTGGCGAAATGATGCGGTTTGTTGATCCGATCTATGATGATATGAACAGTTTCATCGAAAGATTACGGCAGGAGAGTTCTGTTGATCAGGCTTAGGATGCAGGAATTTTGTAAAGCGACAATAGCCTTTTACCGAATTTGACACGAAAATGGAGCGCTTTTTTGCAAACAGTATAGGCGTTACTGGTGGACTTGCCTCTGGCAAGAGTTCTGTGGCTAAAGCTCTGGCAGATATGCTAGGGTACTGTCTTTTTGATGCCGATGCGGAAGTGGCATCACTGCTAAAAAAAGAGGCTGAAGGTTGGTTTTTCCTGCGTAGCTTGCTTGCCCCTGATTTTTTTTTAAAAAATGGGGCCCTTGATAAGCCTAAACTGCGAGATACTATTTTTGAAGATTGTGCTCTACGTAAAAAGATAGAGGAACGGTTGCATCCTCTGGTACGAAAGCAACTTAAGCGCAAAGTTGATGAGGCGTATACTGACAATGGTCAGAAATCATTAATTGAAGTTCCGTTATTATATGAAGCCAATTGGCAGAGTGATTTTGCCAAAGTGCTCGTGGTGGCGGTCAGTGAAAATATAGCAGTTGCAAGAGGTTCGTTACGTGACGGAGTAACCTCTGACCAGATAAAGAAAACTCTTTCGGCGCAATTTCCTCTCAAGGAAAAGATAGAGTTGGCCGATTATGTGATTGATAATGACAAAAATTGGGATCATACCTTTAAACAAATTGTTCAACTAAAAAAAATCTTGACACCTTAGGCCTTAAGTCCTAGTATCTATTAGAATTAAACATCTTCATACGAGTACTTACCTTTTTTTATCTTGAAATCACAGATCGCATATATCATAAAAGTAATCAACTCTTCTTGGGTTGCCTAATCATATTCAACCATCGTACTACGATCATACCATTCAAAAACCGTAATCAATCATAATACTAACAATACTCTGCTCAAAAACAAAAATACCGCACTGTGATTATTCATCGCAGTTCTAATGATTTTTCCCAGATATTAATGCTTTACGATCGTGCTCATGGCAGCATAATAAAAACTATTGTCTTAAGGAGACAGGCTTAACATGGATCTTATTGACCTTAAACATAAGAAAATCACCGAACTTACCGCACTCGCTAAACAGTTTAACATTGAAGGTTATAGCAGTTTGCGCAAGCAAGAGTTGATTTTTGAAATTCAAAAAGCTCATGCAGCACGCGAAGAGAAAAACGGTAACAGTAAGGGTAATGGTGTTCTTGAGATATTGCCTGATGGTTTTGGTTTTTTAAGAGCTCCGGATTATAATTATTTGCCAGGCCCTGATGATATATATGTTTCGCCTTCTCAGATTAGACGGTTGGGTCTCAAAAAAGGCGATACGATTGAGGGACCAATTCGCTCTCCCAAAGAAGGGGAGCGTTATTTCGCCTTGCTGAAAGTTGATTCTGTGAATTTTGAACCGCCCGAAAAAAATCGTGAAAAAACTCTGTTCTCCAACCTCACGCCACTTCATCCTGAAGAACGTTTAAACCTTGAAAATGATCCAACTAATTTTTCAATGCGCGTTATGAATATGATGTCGCCAATTGGCAAGGGTCAGCGAGGTATTATCGTTGCACCGCCTCGTACGGGTAAAACCGTATTGCTTAAAGATATTGCCAACAGCATAGCCAGTAACCACCCGGAAGTTACCCTGATTGTTCTACTGATTGATGAACGTCCGGAGGAGGTTACAGATATGGCAAGAAGTGTAAAGGGTGAAGTTGTCAGTTCAACCTTTGACGAACCGCCTCAAAGACATATACAAGTTGCTGAAATGGTTATTGCTAAAGCCAAGCGCCTGGTTGAGGCCAAAAAAGATGTTGTTGTTCTTCTTGATAGTCTTACCCGATTGGCTCGTGCTTATAATACGGTTGTGCCTCCAAGTGGAAAGATTCTGTCTGGTGGTGTTGACTCAAACGCCTTGCATCGCCCGAAACGATTTTTTGGGGCAGCTCGTAACATTGAAGAGGGTGGCAGTTTGACAATAATTGCGACAGCTTTGGTTGAAACAGGCAGCAGGATGGATGAGGTTATTTTTGAAGAGTTTAAAGGCACGGGTAATATGGAAATAGTTCTTGACCGTAAAATGTCTGATAAACGATTGTATCCGGCAATTGATATGAATCGATCGGGAACACGTAAGGAAGATTTGTTGTTATCCGAAGAAGAGCTGAATCGGGCCTGGATTCTTCGAAAATTACTGTCAACAATGAAGCCGACGGATGCTATGGAGTTTCTTTTGCAAAGAATGAAGGGCACTAAAACCAATCAGGAGTTTTTTGATACTATGAATAGCTAGGTTTTATATTCTGTGCTTGAAAAATAAATATAAATAAAGTAAAAGAGCATGTTATTTAATCATGTTTGTCGATGTCTTGCGTGTAACATCGAATATCATCAAAGCAATAAAGAGGTTTGTAAATGAAGAAAGATATCCATCCTGAATATCATCAGATCAACGCAACGTGTGCTTGTGGAAATGAGGTTGAGCTTGGTTCAGTTAACCCTGAGATAAAAGTCGAGATTTGTGCAGCCTGTCATCCTTATTTTACCGGCAAGCAGAAGCTTGTTGATACGGCTGGTCGTGTTGAGAAGTTTATGAAGAAGTATGCCAAACATTACGATAAGACTGCCTAAAAACAGAAGTTAGTTATTTCGAGTTTTATCAACGTACCTTTGTTAAATATAGTGGGATAAACTCCACTGACCACACAACTTATAAGCATCATCAATTATATTGGTGATGCTTGTTTTTTTTCAAATGAACAGTATCAGAAACTATGTTTGCAAAATTTGAACATATACACGAAAAAAAATTAGAACTTGAAGCGAAACTGTCCGATCCCGCTATCATTTCTAATCAAGTTGCGTATCAGAAAAATGCAAAGGAACATGCCACTGTTTCTAAGATGGATCAGCTTTATACCCTTTATCAGCAGACAGTAGCAGAACTTGCTGAGAACAAGCAGATGCTTCGCGAAGAAGATGACGATGAGATGCTTGTTCTTGTAAAAGGTGAAATTGAGGCCTTAACTGAAAAAATTACGGGGCTTGAAAACCAGCTTAGATTACTGCTACTCCCCCCTGACCCCAACGACGACAAAAACATACTCCTTGAGATTAGAGCTGGAACCGGTGGCGATGAGGCTGCACTTTTTGCAGCTGATCTGTATAAGATGTACCATCGTTTTGCCGAGAATCAGTCCTGGAAAGTTGAGGTGCTTAACAGCAGCTCCAATGGGATTGGCGGTTTCAAGGATATTGTCGCCCTGATTAAGGGCCATAAGGTATATAGTCGTTTGAAATATGAATCCGGTGTTCATAGGGTTCAACGTGTTCCTGAAACTGAAGCTCAAGGTCGTGTTCACACATCAGCGGTTACTGTCGCTATTTTGCCAGAGGCTGAAGATGTCGAGCTCAACATTCTTCCTAGTGACGTCAGGGTTGATATATTCTGTTCTTCCGGGCCGGGAGGCCAGAGTGTCAACACCACACAGTCAGCGGTACGTTTAACACATTTACCAACAGGTATTGTGGCAACGTGTCAGGATGAGAAATCCCAGCATAAAAATAAAGAATCTGCAATGAAAGTTCTTCGAGCAAGAATTTTCGATAAAATGCAGCAGGATCAACACGATAAAATTTCAGCTGAACGTAAAAGTCAAGTTGGTAGCGGTGATCGAAGTGAGCGAATACGGACTTATAACTTTCCTCAGGGGAGGGTGAGTGACCATCGCATCAATTTGACTCTGTACAAACTCGATGATATTTTGCTTGGTAAACTCGATGCTATTATCGAACCGCTTAACAGCCATTTTCAGGCTGAAGCCCTCAAGACTATTCGTTGATTAATTCCTGAATACAACACACCCTTTAATGGTGTTACTTTTGTTACTTTAAGTTGTGGGATTTAGAGCTGAAAACTGTCCGTCAAATATATCTCTCTCTTGTTAATCTGTTCAAAAACGCATCAATTCCTGATCCAGAAATTGATGCCGCCATACTCTTCCATTACGTTTTAGGCCTTACACGTTCTGATCTGGTTATTAAATCAGCGGAGCTAGTCGGTGCTGATGAAGCCTTAAAGATTCTTGAACTTGCCAATAAGCGATTGTCCCGGGAACCGATTGCGTACCTCGTTGGCGAACAAGATTTTTATGGGCGCCGCTTTGTTGTTAACCCCTCAGTTTTAATACCACGACCAGAGACTGAACTGATTGTTGAAAAGGCAATTTCTACTGGAAAAGAATTAATTGACTCAAGGCAATCATTGACTATTATGGATCTTGGTACAGGAAGTGGTGCTATTGCTGTTACATTGGCTAAAGAGTTGAGGTCTTCAAAACTATTTGCTCTTGATCGTTCCATCTCTGCACTGCAAACTGCCAAGATAAACGCGGCGAATCACGGCGTCTTGCATCAGTTAGAATTCGTAGCTTCTGACTGGTTTAATGCCTTTACCCCCAAAGCTTCCTTCAATATTGTTATTTCAAATCCTCCTTATGTTGCTGAAAAGATAAGAAAAGATTTGCAGAAAGAACTCAGTTTTGAGCCGGCAAGCGCCTTATTCTCAGGCACTGATGGTACTAATGATTTAAAAAAAATTATAAGTAATTCGTCGCCATACCTCGCTCCAGGTGGGTTTTTATTTGTTGAAATTGGTTATGACCAGAAAGAGTTTGTTCTCGATTTTATCGGCAAGGGTGGCTTTTTTGAGGACTTTACTGTTTATGATGATTATGCTGGGTTACCACGAATTCTTAAGGCAAAGGTAAAGGGGTAAAGGGTTATGATAAATGGATAAACTAGTAATTCAAGGCGGGATTCCGCTTCATGGTGAGATATCAATAAGCGGTGCAAAAAATGCTGCTCTGCCTTTACTTGCAGCTACACTGTTGGCTACTGGACGTCATACGCTGCATAATGTGCCGAATCTGCGTGATACACGTACAATTGTGAGATTGCTTGAATCTTTCGGAGTAACTTCTGAAAAGGGCGAGGCCGGTACCTGGTATCTTAATTGTGATTCGATTAACAATCTGGAAGCCTCATACGATCTTGTGAAAACAATGCGTGCCTCTGTACTTGTTCTCGGCCCCTTGCTGAGCCGCTACGGCCGAGCAAGGGTATCATTGCCAGGTGGTTGCGCTATTGGTGCTCGTCCTATTGATTTTCACCTTCAGGCTTTAGAGAAAATGGGGGCCCATTTAACCCTTAAAGAAGGGTATGTTGAGGCGGAGATCGAAGGACGTCTTAAAGGGGCATCAATATATTTTGACATTCCCTCTGTTACAGGGACAGAAAATATTGTAATGGCTGCTGTTCTTGCCAAAGGGACAACGGTCATTAAAAATGCAGCCCGTGAACCGGAGGTCGGCAACAACATCGATATGCTTGTTTCAATGGGTGCAGAGATAGAAGGAAAAGGCACGGATAAGCTGGTTGTTCATGGCGTCAAGAAACTTTACCCAGCTGAAAATACCATTCTATCAGACCGTATTGAAACGGGAACATATTTAATTGCCGTCGGTGCTGCTGGTGGTGATGTGGTTATTAATAACTGCAATCCCAAGCATTTGACGTCACTCATAGAAAAGCTTCGTTCTGTTGGGCTGACAGTTGAAGAGGATGGCTCACATATTCGAGTCGCCAGACATAAAAAGCTTACCAGTGTCGATATTAAAACGCTGCCATATCCAGGTTTCCCAACGGATCTGCAGGCTCAAATGATGGCCTTAATGGTCCTTTCAAATGGGTTAAGTGTTATCAATGAAACAATATTTGAAAATCGTTTTATGCACGTTGCTGAACTGCTTAGAATGGGTGCTAATATCAAAGTTGATGGCAGGAGTGCAATCGTAAAAGGAACTGGTAAGTTTACCGGTGCAAAAGTTATGGCTACCGACTTGAGAGCCAGTGCTTCGCTGGTTATTGCCGGACTTGCTGCGGAAGGGATAACCGAAATTTCGAGAATTTATCACCTTGAAAGAGGGTATGATGATCTCGCCGGGAAACTTTCAAAACTTGGGGCGAAGGTACAGCAGGTAAAAGATGAATAAAGTCTTGTTATGGGCGGCGTCACCTGAATAGTTACAACTCTGACTCAAGTGAGATGGTTTTGTAAAAGATCTGAAAGTATAGCCTTAATTTGACCTTGAGCTTTCTGTGCTTGAGTTATAACATCGTCAACAGCAATTGGCTTAAACTCATCGGGATTATTAACATTAGCAATCAGTGATATGC
Encoded proteins:
- the murA gene encoding UDP-N-acetylglucosamine 1-carboxyvinyltransferase, which produces MDKLVIQGGIPLHGEISISGAKNAALPLLAATLLATGRHTLHNVPNLRDTRTIVRLLESFGVTSEKGEAGTWYLNCDSINNLEASYDLVKTMRASVLVLGPLLSRYGRARVSLPGGCAIGARPIDFHLQALEKMGAHLTLKEGYVEAEIEGRLKGASIYFDIPSVTGTENIVMAAVLAKGTTVIKNAAREPEVGNNIDMLVSMGAEIEGKGTDKLVVHGVKKLYPAENTILSDRIETGTYLIAVGAAGGDVVINNCNPKHLTSLIEKLRSVGLTVEEDGSHIRVARHKKLTSVDIKTLPYPGFPTDLQAQMMALMVLSNGLSVINETIFENRFMHVAELLRMGANIKVDGRSAIVKGTGKFTGAKVMATDLRASASLVIAGLAAEGITEISRIYHLERGYDDLAGKLSKLGAKVQQVKDE